atttttatctttctaGTTCCCTTTTATATAGATTGGTTTTTCTACCTTTGATATGGAAGACAATTAGATTgtacttattttttctttgtacaCTGAATAATGAGAGTGGTACCTTTCTAAATAAACGTTAAATATTactgaattatattttttacattaaggAGTACAAAATATTTTGTGGTTACAAGATTGATGtagaattttaaatgttatgttctaaatagttttttactattactaaattattcaatattttatttctgctaacatgtttatttatttatggagAATTTGACACTTGAAAATTGGAAATAGTATGTGATtagtgataaaataaattaaatttgtcaCAATATTAggaaattaacataattaacatatttGATCAGTTTTgatgaatatagtgaaaattatgtataacattaatttctctttgttttaaagagtcctctatttataataaaagaaatattagttaagcctaaaatacaaataaataataataacaaactaactaaagataaaagatagaGATAAGATAGATATAATATATCCAACACTCCTTCTAAAGCTTGTGCATACAAATCATAAGTAACAAGCTTAcaatttagtgaaaatatctgcttcTGCACTGTAGTGATcccaaattgttaatgatttgagAAAATGATATAGAAGACGAAATACCAACCTAGAAGCAACAAATCAAATCTGCGAGGTTGCTCAAAGTAAGTTTGTTCTAAGAAATCGTCGTTAAGGAATTCATCTAGATAAAAAGGTCATTGTTGAAAAGTCATCAcggctataaataaactaacaaaagtcatcttttccttggaagaaaaaatatatatggatGAATCAAACACAATGGTGACAAAAGAGAGGTCAGAAGAGACAGTAATGGAAGAAACCATTGATAAACGAGataaaaaccttaaaaatctaagattcttcaatcaagacacctgaaaaaggaaaaaagaacaACCTGAATGTTTTGAATagttgaaagaggaaaaagagtgACCTTAACGCCCTGAATCGTTGCAAAACGTGCCACCATGCACAAACACGATGGAAAAGGGAATAGATCCATAACCTCAAACAGGCGCTGAAAGCGTGTAGGAGTTTCGATGAAAACTGTGTGATTATAGTCAAAGTTGGAACTCTAGTCGTGGCAACAGTAGACAACGACGTCGCCGTCAATTGTAGATGGTGTCACCGTTGATAGCAACGGGtgtagtgtagaggcaataatttttttttcttcaaaagaacCTTAGGCTCTGATActatgttgaatatagtgaaaattgtGTATAGAATATGTCTTCCCTGGTGTTTAATATACACatggttctttatttataacaGAAGAATTATACACTaagctcaaaatacaaataagaaataataagaaactaactaaagataaaatataaatatatgataaacataatatatataataaattttaatttgaaattataattgattttaataatttttatcaaatttagcAAATTACGTAAGTGAGATTTAAAATTCACCATACAAAACTATACTAGTTAAGGAATTAAGGAATCCAACCTTAACATCTTTTAACTGCTCGAAGTACTTACAtcatataaaaaacatatgaaaaaaaaacccAAGTCAATTAAGTAGTAGTTTTgtagtaattaaatttattcttcaAAATTGTAGtccttattttagttaaattttaattgtattagttttataattaattgttatcctaaattttaagaattacaaatatattgatttttttttttaaacgagTGTTCATCTCATATAGAGtaacatgaaaaagaaagaagaaaataatattgtaaaataagagttatttttagttttcattacAGCTTAATAAATTTCTGGTGTATATGGATGATTTGGGTAATGTATTATTAGAAGGTTTGCagatttttttagaaaaactgTTCGAAgtatatttacaattttgttcATACAAAATTgtcctaaaaacaaaaaaaaaattattgttaaaaactCAATAAGTAGTGTATGAGTGACTTAGGTAATTATGTGTTATTAGAAGGTTTgcaaatattttagaataattgttctagaaatatttatagttttgttcacaaaatttataCGAGAAACATTTgcaattttgtttataaagaaTTACACAataaaggtttacatttttttttccaaaaaattaCACGAGAAGGTTGcaattttgtttagaaaaacatttttggTTGTCACcataattaaataagttttttagaTGTATGGTGGCTTGAACAGTTGTGTCATTAgaagatttataaatttttacaattttgtttgaaaaatatttacagtTTTTGTTCGAAAAATATTTACAGTTTTGTTTCATAAAAAGTTCAtattagtttgcaattttgtttataaaatttttccCAGAATGTTGTGCAGTTTTTTTGCAAGAAGGTTGATATTTTGTtcagaaaaaaattgtatgaaggTTTGCAGTATTGGCTAAAAAATTGCATTTgtgtgattttatttaaatttatatgtaCATTCacttgaataaattatttttctaatgtaTGATTCTAACAGTGGTATTAAcgatgaatttaataaaaaaaaaactgaggaTCACACATTAAAATACAatcttgtttaaaaaattatttttgaagcAAGTATTAGTTGATCACTACTactagttaaatttttaaaggtaataaacaaatataacttAATAACTACCTAATTTTTgcatattaaaattcaaaactaaaacaatCCTCCACTGTGTCCGGTTACATAAAGAcctttttaaatagttaaaacctttgtacagtgATAATTGGTTTCTCCTAATGATTTTCcttaccttttttatttatttttcttttttatggttactttatatatgcaatgacatTAATGGTTTGGGGAAAAAATTGAACATAAGTcgctttatttttcatatttttcccATCTAGTGAAAATTCAACTATCacttaaaaatttcataaaacacaaacaaatttattagcCATTGTCACTTAGTCAATTTCTCTATTTTTGGCAATTAAGTAATCTCTAATCAATGATTATGTTTTGGTAATATTTGGAAAATCTAAACAAAGTCTATTAAGTCAATGATTCTAAATTCTTCCTCCAATCTTTCAAGTAGATTTACTTTGACTTATCCTGCATTATAAGAACAGTACACACATTACATTACCTCatctttgaaatatatatatttggcaTAAAAATacgtaaaagaaaaaaaaaaagacttttagTGATTACAatgttaagttaaaaaaatgagatttataAACGGTAATTTGAAATTATCAATAATCAATTCTTTATCTGTAttcatatacaaaaatatataatatttttttaggtttttaaaacagtttttctTATTGTAATcctataaagtatttttaattctttttttctttctataatgGTTGAGTAGGAATTGTTGTGGGATGGTTTCATTCaatttttgattaaaatatattcaaattaatccTAAGAGAGTGAAATATATTTcgtttaaatatagaaaaattaaattaatgaaaataaattttattataaaatttagactATTTTTAAAATCCAAATGACAGAGTTAAAAATCAATCTTTtagaataaacaaataaaatttatctaaaaattaattttaatataaatattattcacATAAATAAGAacttaaataacataataataattttagaaatgttaAGTTCCATAccataattttgaaaactttcaaatttttattacatttttattatacattgCATACTTAAAATATTAGGATTTTATGAAACTGTCCAAAGCACTTTTTTTTAGGTAGAGATGAACAATAGACATGTAATagtatatattatcataatttatctctattttaaaaagatgattttttacattaaatataaatattaataatattcgattttttcaatataaaattaacatgtaCATATTCGTTGTACATATTTGTTTTGTTCTCGTTTATATACatgtgaaaatatatatatatatatatatatatatatatatatatatatatatatatatatatatatatatattaattgtattagtataaactactaaaatatttataatttattaacatattttattatatatatatatatatatatatttattttttttaattgtacgactgattttatatttacaaaatttacacatattttcaatgtactttctatttttatcaaaactttaattacattttttatgattatgttcccataatatattattaattttagtggATAAATAGATTTTAGGTTACACatttaattagttttactcatttttaaaacttttatttatgtttattttttttcatctaaaaaGGTTTGActcacaattttaaatataaaaacttaacttttttttctctttgatatttaagtttttgtttgatttgattttttttattgaaataattttcattatctcttaaagtttaactattttaatatttggaaAGGTTTCTCGTCTTTTAAGATAGTTTTTCTCTTAACTTAATTATGTAACATTTCCTTTGCAGGATTTTATTCATgatatatcaatttattttattttagaatattactttgatgattttttatattattttttctcatacgtataatttaatacaaattatttttataaatcttatttacGCCTTGGAGttcaaagtataaaataacgatatctaaatttgaattattataagCTTAATCATTTCTTATTTGTCTGGTTTCgttaaatatagtatttattGATGTATAAAAAAGATTGagacatttaaaacattttcaaacttaaatatttgttgttgctagattaattaattcatacaaaatttataaatgttttggtgatgaaattttatttatattaattttgaaatattttatataatttcttatttgaaatttatactgttataaatttttaaaatatttgacatacaatatataagaatatgtttattttattatttaatatttggttatattatttattttattttattatttattaaaaaagatttagttGATACTTaaacagtaaaagaaaatggatatgatattaatatagAATATCTGTCATTTgattaaagatgaaaataagagaaaacaaagtcctatatcttttaaatataaaaatggagATGGAATAAATTTTTACCTTAAAAAATATGAGATAATCTCTATTCTAAGTTAGTATAGGTTCTCTTATACTTGccaacatttaaaaattaaagggttaaatatgtttttagtctatatgtttttagtctctatattttgagacgattttggttttagttcctttttcaaattaaggtacaatttagtccttcaattttagaaaactgtagttttagtctttttttaccaaattttttaattttatttgctgtttcaaacgtgtttcattaataaaattaaaaaatttgataaaaaagactaaaaccaaagttttctaaagttgaaaaactaaattataccttagtttgaaagagagacaaAAACCAAAATCGACCTAAAGTACAgggactaaaacatatttaacctaaaaatacacatgtatagtttttttaataacttttctattgacataaataattgtatttatttatttaatcattacaaattattttaaattcaagaaaagttttgaagttatatatatatatatatatatatatatatatatatatatataattttttaagagataTTGAGTTTTAACATATCTATAAAAAGAACAGAAGATAATTTCTTTTACCGcaaccatttttttattaaatagacCTTCTAACAGTGGATTGTAGGTTGTTGCCCCTATGGGCTAGGCTTTGGGTCCATATAGGCTTTCTCTCCTCATCTCTCCTCTCAAGAACGACAAATTGATATACGAGACAAACAAAATTGTAGTgggttattttttaatttaaataaatattaataaaaatgctCACATGCCTAGTAATAACTTAAACTttgatgagaaaataaaattattttatgtttatatttattaaactcAACACATAatgtacaaaatattaaaagaataaaattttatgtcaTTCAAAAAATTTCAGTGTATCTCATAATATAGtcataaaacatattttcactCTTTCTTTTGCTACTAAAACTCTTTGATTCGAAAATAATTTTGCAATatgttgaatataatttttttttctatggtCAAATGATTAATTCAAATTCATACgcattatatttctatttttttatatttaaattgattaggTTAAGTTTATACATCtttatgatataaattaaaaagcaaCTTTAAACAGTAGTCATTTTAGTCtttagaaaatttcaaattaatagaCATGTTCATCTTTTcgcaaattcattattttttttaattctaatttattctCAAATAAATTACTTCCTGTCTTAATTAAAGAAATGCAAGTTTTTGAATAGTTTGATAAACTTGTTTCTTAATACATGTGAAAAAAACTTAGGTtgtcgtaaaaaaaaatgaacggAATATAGTTTAAGgttttttctgaaatatttaaaacagcaacaaaaacgtatcattatttaaataattaggcTAAAACAACTTTGTTCTCCAAATttgcttattatttttatttgttgtaatgttaaaaataaaaataaaaaaagtaaattactgtttcattaaaaattatgaatgatttaattttttaaaagtaaaagtaagtaAATCTGGAAGGGAGACAGTAAGATTTGGTTTAATTCCTTGGTATGtctaaaagtaaatatatagaTTTAGAATTGATGATTAAATAGGATAATAAATTGGCATGAAGCATTGAATGGTATGAATTAAGATGGGTTGGTATGTATGATAAGGCTGAGTTTGAAGTTGATGCGAAGGAAATAGTGAAAGACAAAAATGGCATTAACTTCAAGGCAAGGGCGAGTGCGAAAAGGAAGGGTTCTGCTTCTGCTGTGGCTCTCTATGGCAGTAAGTGGTGGGCTGAGAAAGTCAGACATGAAATGACATTCAAAAGAAATCAATGCTTAACAGACATGATTTTGACGTTTCAGATTCTCATTGTCAGACTGACCAACATAACTTAATACTATAATACTCTAACTATCCaaatattataatcaaatttaaaactatatatatctaataatattcTCATTTCTTACTCTAAGAACATTATCTTACTTCACTCTCAACTCCTAGACCTAACCTATcttactttttcaaataaaaatctaattttgtaGTTTTCTGATATCCATAACCCTAGATTCTAGAATAAGAACTCTTATAAAAGAAACTCTATAGTTGTCAAACTTTTTCCTAGTATACCATAGAGTCTATACACATAAGATGCTTTGTAGAACTTATCCTAGTTGAAGCATGTTTCTTCTATTCTGTCAATGggattaattttaactttttcacaGCTTTTCCTGCACAAGTTTTAAGTGATTTTTGGGACCGTTTTCATTTTGAGTTATCTGTTTTTTCCTTTGTCCGTGAGTAGTTTCTTAATGGTACAACACACGAGCTGGTCAATACTCAAATTAGTAGCCAATTTTTTGAAGCAACCTGCAAAAAAGGAGCTGTTTCATTTTTAGTGCTTTCATGGAGATTCCTGTGTGTTTTTGATGGGGATGCCATAATGCCATAATGCCAAAATGGTGGTCCAaaaattccttttccaaaaGGCCTTTGTTAATTTATGAGTTGGATTGTGCTTGCTACAGGACCAAATCTTCTCTTAgatattttactttcaaaagtaaaaacaaacatatattttcatttcataaaacATCTCACACTCAAACAActtacattatatataaattaaacagaaaaaaaaaataaagtttgctACTAACGTTAGAATTTTGTTGTCCCAAGATGGCAAACTAAAAAAGTGCATTCCACCTTTCTTTTAACATTACCTGACATTCAAATGAATCCAAAAGAAATAGATGCTTTGATTGGTTAGGGCAGATTAGTGTTATTAATTATCTAGCAGTAATATTTATAAAGGAAAAGTTAAGTTAGAAAGGAACTGATTAATGCTCTTAAAGCACAAATCATATGTTATAATTGATAAGAGAAtcgaaaaaagaaaagttaaaatactttttaggTAATGATACTGAATTGTAATGTGAGAGTGACATacaaaaattagataattagTGCTAGAACATAAAAGTTATTGCACAGAAAATCACCATTGGCTGATGTTTAATATCGTCACGTATGAAATAATAGGGTTAAATCCTTTCTAAGTTGAACCCTGTATAGgacttattttttctcttttcgtGTTTAGTTGCTTAATTACTATTGATACCTTAATTAACATTAGTAAAATTCGAAATTAAGAGCAATCAATAAGCATTGTTTACGAATTTCTCAAAGATATGTCAAAACCTTTACCTTTacgattttttaatttatcaaacaaaTCTTGAGTGGttttttaattagttagtaGAGGACTTTAATAAAGAGATACTATAAATTCTAGATAAATGAGATTGtgttttgaatataaattattcaatgagaaagttattataataatgcACTTTAAAACGCATTCCTTTTTGTTAATGGTTaagatttaaaagaagagaatgagagataTTAATTAAGTTCctttagtttataaatagtGCATAGTTTTATCTTTCAACTAGCAGTCTCTATATCTAAAATAagcttattaaaaatatagttaactATATAATATTTGGGGACCAACCACtcatttagttaattttaaggGTCATAGTCCCAAATGTTATATGCGAAATTAATTCAACTAAGTTATGTGAAAGATGTAAGTAGTTGTAGATATTTAGAGATGCATTCTTAATTTACTAATAAACAATCTCATCAGGCCTTTTCTTTATCTTGCTATTGCGATAAAGAAACAATCAATTCATTGATATTAATACAGAAAGACATTTAtgttatgaagtcaataataTCCGATGAGGACCACAACAAAAATGTTGTAAGTACTTACATGTTTTTCAGTCTGATTTACTTGAATTTTGCCAAACTTATTTGAAGGGTATAGGCTGAAAtgtatagggtatagggtagggctattttgaattgaattgtGCCGGTATCAtgacatttatattttagttaatgaCACTATCTTAATCACTcttaattctattatttaatttctttcttctatcaaataaattaaacacatttaTGACTAATAATTGAATACGTGTAATATAgttaaatcaataattaataatttaacaatccataaaaagtcatttaataattaattatattaatattttaataatacgcatacatttatatattattattaaaataaagttaagtgGTAAaggtgttaaaatataatttttcactataattttttaacatagaTTTcgcaataaaataatgatgcaGTAGAAGTGTATTAACTAACacgtttaaaaataaatctatttatattaatattaacctatgataatttaaataaaatgtcaaTATATCGTGCTCCAAATAAAGGATTATACATATATAAGCTCAAGAAGACAAGTATATGTTTTATACTTGATTTTAAACAGCtagaaaatataagttattaaaaGATGATAAGGGAAAGTAACATTCTTGCATGAAATTAAAGCATCCATTGAACAAGTAGTAATTAAGTAGTGACAAGTacattaacaaaagaaaaatgcagaTTGTCCTTAAAACTCATTATAGGTTGgacttttttttcttgacaGACTCAAACGAAACTCAGGACCCATAGTATGATATCATGATGAAGATAGCTTTCATTTATTCATTAGCGCAGCCCTTGACATTAAATGCTTCTCAGAAACCTGAAATCAAATATCATCTCATCAAACAATGTTTTGTAGCAATGATCCTTAAACAAGACTACGTTCCATATACTTAATAATTTAacagtttcttttatttatttatcttcttCATATTCACTCCTTTTCTCTTCCTCCAGTTAAAAGTttgatactatattaaaaactaatattaattctGTTGATAAGTGTTATAttctttaatagaaaaattgaaaaggaacaagttttttttttattaactgtACACAGCATGAAATAAATGTAGCTACGGAGGATCACAACTCTTGAAATAAGTGATGTAAATAGAAATATTTGCTTATGTGATTGTTTAGTAAAAGGGTTAGAGTATTTCATAAGTATtctatatttattcatttattttttactgataaaagaaatatatatatatatatatatatatatatatatatatatatatatatNATCAGTCACAGAGAAGCTTTCAGTACAGCTGCCAAAAACGTAAGTACCAGATCAAAATTGCTggaattattatatatatatatatatatatatatattcttaataagTATACTTAATTACggaattttctctttttagtggGCACATTTTCCCCATATTCACTTCGGGCTGATGCTGGACAGCAACAACCAAGCTAAGATGGAAAATGTAAGTACATACACAgaagcaaatatatatatatatatatatatatttgcttcTGTGTATGTACTTACATTTTCCATCTTAGCTTGGTTGTTGCTGTCCAGCATCAGCCCGAAGTGAATATGGGGAAAATGTGCccactaaaaagagaaaattccGTAATTAAGTATActtattaagaatatatatatatatatatatatatataataattccAGCAATTTTGATCTGGTACTTACGTTTTTGGCAGCTGTACTGAAAGCTTCTCTGTGACTGATATCAGGATTATTGGCTTTGATCCTCTGAATCTCTTCCCTGTGTAAGAACAAAGACGTTTCAAAGTGCTTTATGCAACCAATTACATCTTATATATACAGTAAAATTATTCGTAAAGCTTTACTTACTTTATAAACTGATTATAAGCAGAAGGTACGCGCTGCCTCTTCTCGGGAgctggaaaagaaaataacaactCAGATGAGATCAATATCGTCAATAACAATgtggatattttattttatttaaggaaACTAGGTGGCTCCATATGTGTGGCTATCATGAATTTGAGATTGAATATTAAACTTGATAATAAagtctaatatatatatatatagatatatatatatactcacgCCTATTGACAACCCTTTCCTCAGTTACATTAGTGGTGGGTGGACGCATTGCAATCCTGTTGTTGCATTTGGAGGTGGAGCCAGTGTCAATCCTGTACTCTGGGTTGCAGTGCCCGGGTCCCTGCAAATGAAAATCTTAATAATAAGCTTGGAACATTAACTTAGCTATGCCCATATACAATTAAAGTGGTGGCACCATGATGGCTTATAAACATGAAGaattctttactttttaatcattcaatttactgttaaatgttatttttttttataataaatatagattaaaatgtagattttatattgaaatatgTGAAAAGTAATTTGAGTGTAAAAACCAGACGGGGACCAGTTAGTTTGCATGAAATAAAAATGGGGTGAATAAATTAACTGACTAGGTATCTGGCAGCAGCAAATGTGGGTTTACTGTGATTCAGACGTGAAGAAATAATGATGGCCTCTCATAGAGAGAAACGAAAGTGCCTTTAATATCACTGAGCAATAAGACAGGAAATGCAACTAATCAGATGAATGGAAGTACTTACAGAAAACCCAGATTGACAGTTGTGGAAATGAAGGGCTTAGATTTTAGGGATTTACACCGAGCAAGataccattttttaaaattgagaattgAGTCATCCGATCCACAGGAGTGTGCTTGCCTTGGAGACGACAAGGATCTTGAAAAGAAATCATTAAACCTAGCTAAGGCTAACATAACATATTTCccacatatacatacatatacatagaTACATGTCGATGAAATCGATACCCAAAGTATATCATCTCAAAAAGCCatgaagagagagagatagatagATTTTCAGTTGCCTTGATGGGTTAGGACAGAACCTGACGCCTCTACTAAAAgtgcaaaaaagaaaacgaataGGTTTTGCTTATGGCGGCTGC
This genomic stretch from Vigna radiata var. radiata cultivar VC1973A chromosome 7, Vradiata_ver6, whole genome shotgun sequence harbors:
- the LOC106767188 gene encoding axial regulator YABBY 5, giving the protein MTSCGIDVAPEQLCYIPCNFCNIVLAVSVPCSSLFDIVTVRCGHCTNLWSVNMAAAFQSLSWQDVQGPGHCNPEYRIDTGSTSKCNNRIAMRPPTTNVTEERVVNRPPEKRQRVPSAYNQFIKEEIQRIKANNPDISHREAFSTAAKNWAHFPHIHFGLMLDSNNQAKMENVSEKHLMSRAALMNK